The following are encoded in a window of Providencia rettgeri genomic DNA:
- a CDS encoding efflux RND transporter periplasmic adaptor subunit — translation MKHMFLALSLFFICLNTQAEEMRLSVTNPQQVMAVDIVTIPGKFVAKNEISIGSPLQQQMVTAVFVEEGEWVEKGQLLATLESPIQSAGVNQLKAEIDKAAAYIKQQEALNAQSQQELQRLSPLAKTGVISANEFGKAKSEAAAQRALLTASRAELRQLKAQLMREQSQEDKSKIIAPVSGVISERHAMNGMLSDNSLLFKLIEDNELEFEALAHPSELSRIVGSNPVTLNLDENQSISGKLRYLSPKIDALTQLGKIRVALTEPAKHVRLGETGTMVYSNSPREQLSLPYSAIRTEPNGERFIFTVTDGKVAKQKIQIGKIQQGRVEVLTPLASNLDVVTYAQAFLSDDDIVVPVKDSQ, via the coding sequence ATGAAACACATGTTTTTAGCTCTTTCATTATTTTTCATTTGCCTGAATACACAAGCAGAAGAAATGCGCTTAAGCGTTACGAATCCACAACAGGTGATGGCGGTTGATATCGTCACTATTCCCGGGAAATTTGTGGCAAAAAATGAAATTTCAATTGGTTCCCCGTTGCAACAACAAATGGTTACCGCAGTGTTTGTGGAAGAGGGGGAATGGGTGGAAAAAGGGCAACTGCTTGCGACATTGGAATCACCGATCCAAAGTGCAGGGGTGAATCAGTTAAAAGCAGAGATAGACAAAGCCGCTGCGTACATTAAACAGCAAGAAGCGCTCAACGCCCAATCTCAACAAGAATTGCAACGGTTATCGCCGCTGGCAAAAACCGGGGTGATTTCGGCGAATGAGTTTGGTAAAGCCAAATCAGAAGCCGCCGCACAGCGTGCATTGTTAACAGCTAGCCGTGCTGAGCTACGACAACTAAAAGCGCAGTTAATGCGTGAGCAAAGCCAAGAAGACAAATCAAAAATTATTGCCCCTGTTTCAGGGGTGATCAGTGAGCGTCATGCCATGAATGGCATGTTATCGGATAATAGTTTGTTATTTAAACTGATTGAAGATAATGAATTGGAGTTTGAGGCACTCGCACACCCTTCAGAACTTTCGCGTATTGTCGGTAGCAATCCTGTTACGCTCAACCTTGATGAAAATCAGTCAATATCAGGAAAACTGCGTTATTTATCACCCAAAATAGACGCATTAACACAACTTGGGAAAATCCGTGTTGCTCTCACAGAGCCAGCTAAACATGTGCGTTTAGGGGAAACGGGCACAATGGTGTACAGCAATTCACCGCGTGAACAGTTGTCGTTACCTTATAGCGCCATCCGTACAGAACCCAATGGTGAGCGTTTTATTTTTACCGTGACAGACGGCAAAGTGGCGAAACAAAAAATACAAATTGGCAAAATTCAACAAGGGCGAGTGGAAGTGTTAACCCCATTAGCGTCGAATTTAGATGTTGTGACTTATGCGCAGGCTTTTTTATCCGATGATGACATTGTTGTGCCTGTAAAGGATAGTCAATGA
- a CDS encoding TonB-dependent receptor, with amino-acid sequence MVQHYHYSLVAAGIFAALTTFTATAADNKTDTMVVSASGFSQQLRDAPASVTVITAEQLQNKPVRDLADAVKDVEGVSIVGAANKQDINIRGLPGEYTLILVDGRRQNSRESRPNGSGGFEAGFMPPVEAIERIEVIRGPMSSLYGSDAMGGVINIITKKVTNEWHGSVTTGAIIQENSDSGNSTDGNFYLSGPLVKDKLGLQLYGGGNYRQEDKILEGHHQRDNRSLTAKLTFTPQENQTFLLEAGRSTQEKTSTPGKSVGEYEIRGGDKQYNSKDEWHNDRNHVALTYKGEWDSFNTELSVYQEQTKRKIKAQERNQTTGHWEGGYESRVPEITNTVVDGKVVAFLPDNILTVGGQYQYSKLKDSSLVEKDVMEKTSMSVDQSALFVENEFTATDDLILTGGLRLDHHETYGNHWNPRGYAVYYLTDEITIKGGVSSAFRAPTLREISKGYGTSTQGGNGIIYGNPDLKPEKSVSEEIGIAYNHESGFNASLTFFNTDFKNKLTSYSLNKADPDHPKLTLYTYDNVGKANIKGVEIAMGTPLAQDWNLNLNYTYTDSERKSDDEKLNNTLSLKGYPLDKTPKHMANAKLDWQFNEDLNLYTRAQYTGKQVWAAQRNGSKVPRYRSGYTTMDVGATYQLFKNTKLNLAVLNIGNEKGPKIDKVDGNWDVEDGRRYWANVNISF; translated from the coding sequence ATGGTTCAGCACTATCACTATTCTCTCGTTGCCGCAGGTATTTTCGCGGCTTTAACCACTTTTACTGCCACAGCAGCAGACAACAAAACAGACACGATGGTCGTCAGTGCCTCAGGCTTCTCACAGCAATTACGTGATGCGCCAGCAAGTGTTACTGTGATCACCGCAGAACAGCTACAAAATAAGCCAGTACGTGATTTAGCCGATGCCGTCAAAGATGTTGAAGGCGTCAGTATCGTCGGAGCCGCTAATAAGCAAGACATTAATATTCGCGGCTTACCCGGTGAATACACCTTGATACTGGTTGATGGTCGCCGCCAAAATAGCCGTGAGTCACGCCCAAATGGTAGTGGTGGTTTTGAAGCTGGCTTTATGCCACCAGTAGAAGCCATTGAACGTATAGAAGTGATCCGCGGACCTATGTCTTCACTGTATGGTTCCGATGCGATGGGCGGGGTTATCAATATCATCACCAAGAAAGTGACTAATGAGTGGCACGGCAGTGTGACAACTGGGGCGATTATCCAAGAAAACAGTGATAGTGGTAACTCAACAGATGGCAACTTCTACCTGTCAGGCCCTTTAGTGAAAGATAAATTAGGTTTGCAGTTGTATGGTGGTGGAAACTACCGTCAAGAAGACAAAATATTAGAAGGCCACCATCAACGCGATAACCGTAGCTTAACGGCGAAATTAACCTTTACCCCGCAAGAAAACCAAACCTTTTTACTTGAAGCTGGCCGCAGCACTCAAGAAAAAACGTCTACACCTGGAAAATCCGTTGGGGAATATGAGATCCGTGGTGGTGACAAGCAATATAACTCTAAAGATGAATGGCATAATGATCGCAATCATGTTGCACTGACTTATAAAGGTGAGTGGGACTCTTTTAATACGGAATTAAGCGTTTACCAAGAACAAACCAAACGTAAGATAAAAGCCCAAGAGCGTAATCAAACAACAGGTCATTGGGAAGGCGGTTATGAATCGAGAGTACCTGAAATCACTAATACTGTCGTCGATGGTAAAGTCGTTGCATTCTTACCGGATAATATCCTCACCGTTGGTGGTCAATACCAATACTCGAAGCTAAAAGACAGCTCGCTGGTAGAAAAAGATGTTATGGAAAAAACCAGTATGTCTGTTGATCAATCAGCACTGTTTGTGGAAAACGAATTTACTGCAACGGATGATTTGATCTTAACGGGAGGACTGCGTTTAGACCATCATGAAACCTACGGTAACCACTGGAATCCAAGAGGTTACGCCGTTTATTATCTGACTGATGAAATCACCATCAAAGGCGGTGTATCCTCCGCTTTCCGCGCCCCTACACTACGCGAAATTAGTAAAGGCTATGGCACTTCAACTCAAGGTGGAAATGGGATTATCTATGGCAACCCTGATCTGAAGCCAGAAAAGAGCGTAAGTGAAGAAATTGGTATTGCGTATAATCATGAGTCAGGTTTCAATGCGAGCTTAACCTTCTTTAATACCGATTTTAAAAACAAGCTCACAAGTTATTCACTTAACAAAGCAGATCCTGATCACCCTAAACTGACATTATATACCTACGATAATGTGGGGAAAGCAAATATCAAAGGGGTTGAAATCGCAATGGGGACTCCTTTAGCGCAAGATTGGAACCTCAACCTGAATTACACCTATACTGATTCAGAACGTAAAAGTGATGATGAAAAACTCAACAATACTTTATCACTCAAAGGTTACCCATTGGATAAGACACCAAAACATATGGCTAACGCGAAATTGGATTGGCAGTTTAACGAAGACCTCAACCTATATACACGAGCGCAATATACAGGCAAACAAGTGTGGGCTGCTCAGCGTAATGGTTCAAAAGTCCCTCGTTACCGTAGTGGCTATACCACCATGGATGTGGGAGCAACCTATCAGCTATTTAAAAATACCAAGTTAAATCTTGCAGTGCTTAATATTGGTAATGAAAAAGGACCTAAAATTGACAAAGTGGATGGAAACTGGGATGTAGAAGATGGTCGTCGTTATTGGGCGAACGTAAACATCAGTTTCTAA
- a CDS encoding LysR substrate-binding domain-containing protein has product MNSIFTEENLLTYTTAAKLVSFSKAAEELGITTSAVSYTIKRIETYLDVVLFIRDTRNIELTEAGYYFYRKATDLLNNFHAIQKSIYSIEQGIEARVCICINQLLYTPYHTAKLLQILKKQFATCQITVTTEVYNGVWDAIINNHADIAIGAPGTLMEGGGIDYTEIGAIHWQFAIAATHPLALMPEPIAESQLRLYPNIMVEDTADTINKRVGWLLHGQEAIQVPDFNTKCQCQILGEGIGFLPDYMVKEHVKSGRLVIKNIQNPRQDSHMLLATQHSATGQVTQWIRKEFAANGVLTHLYSDLLKPISG; this is encoded by the coding sequence ATGAACTCAATTTTTACTGAAGAAAACTTATTAACCTATACGACAGCGGCAAAGTTAGTCAGCTTTAGCAAAGCGGCGGAAGAACTCGGTATCACAACATCGGCCGTGAGTTATACCATTAAACGTATTGAAACCTACTTAGATGTGGTGCTGTTTATTCGTGATACACGCAATATTGAATTAACGGAAGCGGGTTACTATTTTTATCGTAAGGCTACAGATTTACTGAATAACTTTCATGCAATTCAAAAAAGTATTTATTCTATCGAACAGGGTATTGAAGCGCGGGTTTGTATTTGTATTAACCAACTTTTATATACGCCTTACCATACGGCTAAATTATTACAGATATTAAAAAAGCAATTTGCAACTTGCCAAATTACGGTGACCACAGAGGTCTATAATGGTGTTTGGGATGCGATTATTAATAACCATGCGGATATTGCGATCGGTGCTCCGGGGACTTTAATGGAGGGGGGAGGAATCGATTATACCGAAATTGGTGCGATCCATTGGCAGTTTGCGATTGCCGCCACACATCCCCTCGCATTAATGCCAGAGCCTATCGCAGAAAGTCAATTGCGTCTTTACCCGAATATTATGGTGGAAGATACCGCAGACACAATTAATAAACGGGTTGGCTGGTTATTACACGGGCAAGAAGCGATACAAGTTCCTGATTTTAATACCAAGTGTCAGTGCCAAATATTGGGTGAAGGGATCGGTTTTTTGCCAGACTATATGGTGAAAGAACATGTTAAAAGTGGTCGACTCGTCATAAAAAACATTCAAAATCCGCGGCAAGATTCCCATATGCTATTAGCCACACAGCATTCAGCCACAGGGCAAGTTACCCAGTGGATCCGTAAAGAGTTTGCCGCTAATGGGGTTTTAACCCACCTTTACAGTGATTTGCTAAAACCTATTAGCGGGTAA
- a CDS encoding efflux RND transporter permease subunit: protein MKLQLSSWAITRPIPTIVMFLALTIAGLFSFHQLPVTANPVVTFPIVTVTVTQDGSSPTELENAVTKRVERAVSGIPGIRHITSSISEGASTTTIEFDLSVDAHVATNDVREKMGQIRGELPQTIDEPLINRIDVEGGAILRYAVSSETESLADLSWFVDDTVSKQLITVPGVQKVSRLGDTERVIRIEPDANKLAAMQISIASINELLKNNHQNSAGGNAKYHSLQHTIRVLGEKSTADEIKNIMLPIDNLQSIRLGEIANIYDGHKNVKSISQFNGKDVVGFAVYRAKGSSDTKVAQGVAEAVEKLQKANPAIDIHLISSTVKYTESSFFLTIQTLLEGAFLTVVIVFFFLKSWRATLVAAVALPLSILPTFFVLALFDYSLNSITLLALTLVIGILVDDAIVEIENIQKYIERGERPYLAALKASDAIGFAIVAITLTIVAVFLPVSFIGGFVGQYFVPFGVTVSAAVLSSLLVARLVTPLMAAYVLLPQKRDHNGVKTPNWIARYTRFLSLTLKHRKLASVLAGGFLIGSVAVTSLLPVGFMPDGDISISQINIELPPGTPVEQTQQKINEITKQLKGRPEIISTYTVAGIADDSEGIAQHKGEMILTLVEPSERELSQKQFELEIGELLSEKTDARYTFSNSNGGKEFSLMFTGTDPQELETSMQKLRDAMAKVEGLKNVQVMKPLLRKELIVKPNLVDIGRTGVNVEDIANTLRIATMGEANSRSAKFNLPDRQLAVQVILPEYQQHNIDVLNNLYVKSTREQAVPLKSVAKIESSDGPSQIERINRQRQMSIEANLEGLTLGEALEIVMQLPEYQQLPHSVSQVEYGDMEYMIDMFERFGTTMVFSILLVFAILIVLFKDFMQPITILVALPFSIGGAIIALVLYGAMIDLPVIIGILMLMGIVTKNSILLVEFILEKQRSGMPREAAIIEAGQERIRPIIMTTFAMIAGMIPLVLTSGADAGFRAPMAIAVIGGLLSSTILSLLFVPVIYSLLDDLKHKLLPQLAKLTSVTPEDRNITQW, encoded by the coding sequence ATGAAATTACAGTTATCTTCTTGGGCCATCACGCGGCCGATTCCTACGATAGTGATGTTTTTGGCATTGACCATCGCGGGGTTATTTTCGTTTCATCAATTACCAGTGACTGCAAACCCTGTGGTCACGTTTCCGATCGTCACCGTCACCGTAACGCAAGATGGCTCATCGCCAACAGAACTGGAAAATGCGGTGACAAAGCGAGTTGAACGTGCGGTATCTGGGATCCCTGGAATTCGTCATATCACCTCTTCCATTAGTGAAGGTGCATCGACAACCACCATTGAGTTTGACCTCAGTGTGGATGCGCATGTTGCGACAAATGACGTGCGCGAAAAAATGGGGCAGATCCGTGGAGAGCTACCTCAAACGATTGATGAACCGCTGATTAACCGTATTGATGTCGAAGGTGGGGCGATTTTACGTTATGCCGTTTCATCTGAAACTGAATCACTCGCGGATTTATCTTGGTTTGTGGATGACACGGTGAGTAAGCAATTGATCACTGTACCGGGGGTGCAAAAAGTCAGCCGTTTAGGGGATACCGAGCGAGTGATCCGCATTGAACCTGATGCGAACAAATTAGCGGCAATGCAAATTTCCATAGCCAGTATCAATGAATTACTGAAAAACAATCATCAGAATTCCGCTGGCGGGAACGCAAAATATCACTCATTGCAACATACTATTCGTGTATTAGGTGAAAAATCCACAGCGGATGAGATTAAGAACATCATGCTACCGATTGATAACTTGCAATCTATACGGCTGGGCGAAATTGCTAATATTTATGATGGTCATAAGAATGTGAAGTCGATTTCTCAATTCAATGGTAAAGATGTCGTGGGTTTTGCCGTTTACCGTGCTAAAGGTTCTAGTGATACCAAGGTGGCGCAAGGGGTTGCTGAAGCGGTCGAAAAGTTGCAAAAAGCGAATCCAGCGATTGATATTCACTTGATCTCCTCAACGGTTAAATACACGGAGTCCAGCTTCTTTTTAACCATTCAAACCTTGCTAGAGGGGGCGTTCTTAACCGTTGTTATCGTCTTTTTCTTTTTAAAAAGTTGGCGTGCAACCTTAGTGGCTGCGGTGGCATTGCCGTTATCGATTCTGCCAACCTTTTTTGTTTTGGCACTGTTTGATTACAGTTTGAATAGTATTACGTTGCTGGCGTTAACATTAGTTATTGGGATACTGGTGGATGATGCGATTGTTGAAATTGAAAATATCCAAAAGTATATCGAACGCGGTGAACGCCCTTATTTGGCGGCGCTGAAAGCATCCGATGCCATTGGTTTTGCGATTGTGGCGATCACACTAACCATTGTGGCGGTATTTTTACCTGTTAGTTTTATTGGTGGCTTTGTTGGGCAGTATTTCGTGCCATTTGGTGTGACGGTGTCGGCAGCGGTGCTATCTTCGTTACTCGTCGCGCGATTGGTGACACCTTTAATGGCAGCGTATGTGCTCTTGCCACAAAAAAGGGATCATAATGGTGTAAAAACGCCAAACTGGATTGCGCGTTACACGCGGTTTTTATCGTTAACGTTAAAGCATCGAAAACTCGCATCTGTATTAGCAGGGGGCTTTTTAATTGGTTCGGTCGCCGTGACCAGTTTGTTACCTGTAGGCTTTATGCCTGATGGCGATATCAGTATTAGTCAAATTAATATTGAGCTACCACCGGGAACACCTGTTGAGCAAACACAGCAGAAGATTAATGAGATCACCAAGCAGTTAAAAGGTAGACCTGAAATTATTTCAACTTATACGGTAGCTGGGATCGCCGACGATTCAGAAGGTATTGCGCAACACAAAGGCGAAATGATCCTTACGTTAGTTGAACCAAGCGAACGTGAATTATCACAAAAGCAATTTGAGCTTGAAATAGGTGAATTGTTAAGTGAAAAAACGGATGCGCGCTATACCTTTAGTAACAGCAATGGTGGCAAAGAGTTCTCCTTGATGTTTACAGGTACAGATCCCCAAGAGCTTGAAACCTCAATGCAAAAACTGCGCGACGCAATGGCCAAAGTAGAAGGGCTGAAAAATGTTCAAGTTATGAAACCCTTATTACGTAAAGAGCTGATTGTTAAACCGAATTTGGTTGATATTGGCCGAACGGGAGTCAATGTTGAGGATATTGCGAATACATTGCGTATTGCAACTATGGGGGAGGCTAATTCACGTAGTGCTAAGTTTAATTTACCCGACAGGCAACTGGCGGTGCAGGTGATTTTGCCTGAATATCAACAACATAATATTGATGTACTGAACAATTTATATGTAAAAAGTACAAGGGAGCAAGCCGTACCGCTGAAATCGGTCGCTAAAATCGAATCCAGTGACGGACCTTCACAAATTGAGCGAATTAACCGACAAAGGCAAATGTCGATAGAAGCCAATCTTGAAGGCTTAACACTCGGTGAAGCGCTGGAAATTGTGATGCAACTTCCTGAATATCAACAATTACCCCACAGTGTTTCACAAGTGGAGTATGGTGATATGGAATATATGATTGATATGTTTGAGCGTTTTGGCACCACGATGGTATTTAGTATTTTGTTGGTATTTGCCATTTTAATTGTGCTGTTTAAGGACTTTATGCAGCCGATTACCATACTGGTGGCGCTGCCGTTTTCCATTGGAGGTGCCATTATCGCCCTTGTTTTATATGGCGCGATGATCGATTTACCGGTGATTATCGGTATTTTAATGCTGATGGGGATTGTGACGAAAAACTCAATTTTGCTAGTGGAATTCATTCTTGAAAAACAGCGTTCGGGGATGCCAAGAGAAGCGGCAATCATAGAAGCCGGGCAAGAGCGTATTCGTCCTATTATCATGACCACATTTGCCATGATTGCGGGGATGATCCCCCTTGTGTTAACTAGCGGTGCTGATGCAGGATTTAGAGCACCAATGGCGATTGCGGTGATAGGTGGCTTACTCAGTTCGACGATCTTGAGTTTATTATTTGTACCAGTGATTTATAGTTTGCTGGATGATTTAAAACATAAATTATTACCGCAACTCGCAAAACTTACGTCGGTGACGCCAGAAGACCGTAATATTACGCAGTGGTAA
- a CDS encoding alpha/beta hydrolase gives MNKLLISSLLLCMATTAFSRPSQTIPPLDDNVAQFYDIKQTDMAYGDRALRIYSAVPYPVTKKRPVLYMLDGNGLYPKVVNRAVEKLNKDSLPIIIGIGYPVDEAFPKALRTYDYTPPVSGEAFRHGGGSPALYQFIQQTLRPWVEQQFPIDKQKQTLFGHSFGGLFTLMAYQQKPNDFQYYVAASPSLWWGQGEMIALAKLTQKQTAAPIFMTLGGLEERPDLSKLTEEQIQNYQNRTSWISARQVCSEIQTHQRSCEFTLFDNKNHGSVIPDAINKALDVATQ, from the coding sequence ATGAATAAATTATTAATTTCCAGCTTACTACTTTGTATGGCAACTACCGCATTTTCTCGCCCTAGCCAGACCATTCCGCCTTTAGATGACAATGTCGCTCAATTTTACGATATTAAACAAACGGATATGGCTTATGGTGACCGAGCATTACGTATCTATAGTGCGGTGCCTTATCCTGTCACTAAAAAACGCCCTGTACTGTATATGCTAGATGGAAATGGGCTATATCCTAAAGTCGTCAACCGTGCCGTAGAAAAACTCAATAAAGACTCGCTACCCATTATTATTGGTATTGGATACCCCGTTGATGAGGCGTTTCCAAAAGCGTTACGCACCTATGATTATACACCGCCAGTATCAGGAGAAGCCTTTCGTCATGGTGGTGGTTCTCCGGCGCTGTACCAATTTATCCAGCAAACGTTGCGCCCTTGGGTCGAACAACAGTTTCCCATTGATAAGCAAAAACAAACCTTATTTGGTCATTCATTTGGGGGATTATTCACACTGATGGCTTATCAACAAAAACCTAATGATTTTCAGTATTATGTTGCAGCAAGCCCGTCACTATGGTGGGGACAAGGCGAAATGATAGCATTAGCGAAACTCACTCAAAAGCAAACCGCTGCACCTATTTTTATGACCTTGGGTGGCTTAGAAGAGCGTCCTGACTTATCCAAGTTAACGGAAGAACAAATCCAAAACTACCAAAACCGCACAAGCTGGATCAGCGCACGCCAAGTGTGCTCAGAGATTCAAACCCATCAGCGAAGCTGCGAATTCACCTTATTTGATAACAAAAACCATGGTAGCGTGATCCCCGATGCCATCAATAAAGCACTTGATGTCGCCACCCAATAG